The following proteins are encoded in a genomic region of Anguilla anguilla isolate fAngAng1 chromosome 15, fAngAng1.pri, whole genome shotgun sequence:
- the LOC118213759 gene encoding lymphocyte function-associated antigen 3-like isoform X1: MAGKHYIITAFSFLIAKFTFGEVTSINYGLPNGSITLKANVSGIIEEILWKWNGHKVFELDQISRDEYGQFIGRIDFDSTTGDLTISGLTESDSGIYRAEAHVQGKLQYSQHSVEIIDPVTDPIVTCQKSGSKLTLICASDLSPLTVYSWEGPKGPMLSSGSELHLESAENGDSVYTCVVKNPASESREAFALHRCFSAQGSIVINLAIAFGVLSVVLGVLIGILVYCKKRDRGLNVLSCIATASQRLVTIHKEKEDTTNETPAEIDPFIVEEKAELDHEKNNLEEGNLREQEDTSNSVRTLVSLPGHGGVSIEQGGVSNEQGVLNNEDNDPQEEPASGTGNEEDPSHTRQESPNIAGAQVEEIVEDPVAKCQEENLPNPLSEPPGTFDDAEPLPGPQV; encoded by the exons ATGGCAGGCAAACACTACATTATCACAGCGTTCTCTTTTCTTATAGCTAAATTCACATTTG GTGAAGTCACAAGTATTAATTATGGACTTCCAAATGGGAGCATCACACTAAAAGCTAATGTCAGTGGCATTATTGAAGAAATCCTCTGGAAATGGAATGGCCATAAAGTGTTTGAACTTGACCAGATTTCAAGAGATGAGTACGGGCAGTTCATAGGACGAATCGACTTCGACAGCACTACAGGTGACCTGACAATCTCAGGCCTCACAGAAAGTGACAGTGGAATTTACAGAGCTGAAGCACACGTTCAGGGAAAGCTGCAATACTCGCAACATTCTGTGGAAATCATTG ATCCTGTGACAGATCCAATAGTAACCTGCCAAAAGAGCGGCAGCAAGCTAACGCTGATCTGTGCTTCGGACTTGAGCCCACTGACCGTGTACAGCTGGGAAGGACCCAAAGGGCCGATGTTGTCCTCGGGGTCCGAGCTTCATCTCGAGAGTGCTGAAAATGGGGATTCGGTCTACACCTGCGTGGTGAAGAACCCAGCGAGCGAGAGCAGAGAGGCCTTTGCTCTTCATCGCTGCTTCTCTGCGCAAG gttCTATTGTCATTAACCTGGCCATAGCTTTTGGTgttctttctgttgttttgggaGTCCTTATTGGAATTTTGGTCTACTGCAAGAAACGTGATAGAG GTTTAAATGTGCTTTCTTGCATTGCCACAGCGAGTCAACGATTGGTAACGATACATAAGGAAAAGGAGGACACCACaaatg AAACACCAGCAGAAATCGATCCCTTTATCGTGGAGGAGAAAGCAG AGCTAGACCATGAGAAAAACAATCTTGAGGAAGGAAATCTGAGGGAACAGGAGGACACTTCAAATTCTGTTCGTACACTTGTATCTCTTCCGGGGCATGGAGGTGTCAGTATTGAGCAGGGGGGTGTCAGTAATGAGCAGGGAGTCCTGAACAATGAGGACAATGACCCCCAGGAGGAACCAGCCAGTGGGACAGGGAATGAAGAGGACCCATCTCACACCAGACAGGAATCCCCCAACATAGCAGGAGCACAAGTGGAGGAAATAGTTGAAGATCCGGTGGCCAAATGCCAAGAGGAGAATCTGCCAAATCCCCTATCAGAACCCCCTGGCACCTTTGATGATGCAGAGCCCCTCCCAGGACCCCAGGTATAA
- the LOC118213759 gene encoding lymphocyte function-associated antigen 3-like isoform X2 — translation MAGKHYIITAFSFLIAKFTFGEVTSINYGLPNGSITLKANVSGIIEEILWKWNGHKVFELDQISRDEYGQFIGRIDFDSTTGDLTISGLTESDSGIYRAEAHVQGKLQYSQHSVEIIDPVTDPIVTCQKSGSKLTLICASDLSPLTVYSWEGPKGPMLSSGSELHLESAENGDSVYTCVVKNPASESREAFALHRCFSAQGSIVINLAIAFGVLSVVLGVLIGILVYCKKRDRASQRLVTIHKEKEDTTNETPAEIDPFIVEEKAELDHEKNNLEEGNLREQEDTSNSVRTLVSLPGHGGVSIEQGGVSNEQGVLNNEDNDPQEEPASGTGNEEDPSHTRQESPNIAGAQVEEIVEDPVAKCQEENLPNPLSEPPGTFDDAEPLPGPQV, via the exons ATGGCAGGCAAACACTACATTATCACAGCGTTCTCTTTTCTTATAGCTAAATTCACATTTG GTGAAGTCACAAGTATTAATTATGGACTTCCAAATGGGAGCATCACACTAAAAGCTAATGTCAGTGGCATTATTGAAGAAATCCTCTGGAAATGGAATGGCCATAAAGTGTTTGAACTTGACCAGATTTCAAGAGATGAGTACGGGCAGTTCATAGGACGAATCGACTTCGACAGCACTACAGGTGACCTGACAATCTCAGGCCTCACAGAAAGTGACAGTGGAATTTACAGAGCTGAAGCACACGTTCAGGGAAAGCTGCAATACTCGCAACATTCTGTGGAAATCATTG ATCCTGTGACAGATCCAATAGTAACCTGCCAAAAGAGCGGCAGCAAGCTAACGCTGATCTGTGCTTCGGACTTGAGCCCACTGACCGTGTACAGCTGGGAAGGACCCAAAGGGCCGATGTTGTCCTCGGGGTCCGAGCTTCATCTCGAGAGTGCTGAAAATGGGGATTCGGTCTACACCTGCGTGGTGAAGAACCCAGCGAGCGAGAGCAGAGAGGCCTTTGCTCTTCATCGCTGCTTCTCTGCGCAAG gttCTATTGTCATTAACCTGGCCATAGCTTTTGGTgttctttctgttgttttgggaGTCCTTATTGGAATTTTGGTCTACTGCAAGAAACGTGATAGAG CGAGTCAACGATTGGTAACGATACATAAGGAAAAGGAGGACACCACaaatg AAACACCAGCAGAAATCGATCCCTTTATCGTGGAGGAGAAAGCAG AGCTAGACCATGAGAAAAACAATCTTGAGGAAGGAAATCTGAGGGAACAGGAGGACACTTCAAATTCTGTTCGTACACTTGTATCTCTTCCGGGGCATGGAGGTGTCAGTATTGAGCAGGGGGGTGTCAGTAATGAGCAGGGAGTCCTGAACAATGAGGACAATGACCCCCAGGAGGAACCAGCCAGTGGGACAGGGAATGAAGAGGACCCATCTCACACCAGACAGGAATCCCCCAACATAGCAGGAGCACAAGTGGAGGAAATAGTTGAAGATCCGGTGGCCAAATGCCAAGAGGAGAATCTGCCAAATCCCCTATCAGAACCCCCTGGCACCTTTGATGATGCAGAGCCCCTCCCAGGACCCCAGGTATAA